One Halosegnis longus DNA window includes the following coding sequences:
- a CDS encoding DUF7549 family protein, which translates to MSWVESDHAGELAVVSAWLATLLPWSVSFATNEGVSLITVRFPVAMFQFLFGADLNVDLLVPVWAAPGLEGSNAALQTAYYVWLAGAVLVGVAFLFSLVYYSREDAVERRLPVSPVRVMGGLLTLAGGCLLVSTVRIFQSAPGVAIPVGAVLVPLLGVTLLGTHTQPGEQA; encoded by the coding sequence ATGTCATGGGTCGAATCGGACCACGCCGGCGAACTCGCCGTCGTCTCCGCGTGGCTCGCTACGCTGCTCCCGTGGTCGGTCTCGTTCGCGACCAACGAGGGAGTCTCGCTCATCACCGTCCGGTTCCCGGTCGCGATGTTCCAGTTTCTCTTCGGCGCGGACCTGAACGTCGACCTGTTGGTCCCCGTCTGGGCCGCGCCGGGGCTGGAAGGGTCGAACGCCGCGCTCCAGACCGCCTACTACGTCTGGCTCGCCGGGGCAGTCCTCGTCGGTGTCGCCTTCCTCTTCTCGCTGGTCTACTACAGCCGCGAGGACGCCGTCGAACGACGGCTTCCCGTCTCGCCAGTCCGCGTGATGGGCGGGCTGTTGACCCTCGCCGGCGGCTGTCTCCTCGTCTCCACGGTCCGCATCTTCCAGTCGGCTCCCGGGGTCGCTATCCCCGTCGGTGCCGTGCTGGTCCCGCTGTTGGGCGTCACCCTCCTCGGTACCCACACCCAGCCCGGCGAGCAGGCGTGA
- a CDS encoding DUF5793 family protein has translation MRRDYFTIDASNLDTPGVPTVAIDFEGPTEQLVERLTRTDGEPLASDEMDVAFRLQGPVEDDPEGVVAVTNRVTGEFVLELNADSEDVLKFIEAAREYGKEAGESHRYRIRVSIDGDQLLEQEKGTFLVYDANGDLLRHHSLIPSGVEL, from the coding sequence ATGCGGCGCGACTACTTCACAATCGACGCAAGCAATCTCGACACGCCGGGGGTGCCGACGGTCGCAATCGACTTCGAAGGGCCGACCGAACAGCTGGTCGAGCGACTCACACGCACCGACGGCGAACCGCTCGCGAGCGACGAAATGGACGTCGCCTTCCGCCTCCAGGGGCCGGTCGAGGACGACCCCGAGGGCGTCGTCGCGGTGACGAACCGCGTCACCGGCGAGTTCGTCCTCGAACTCAACGCCGACAGCGAGGACGTGCTCAAGTTCATCGAGGCGGCCCGCGAGTACGGCAAGGAGGCCGGCGAGTCCCACCGCTACCGGATTCGCGTGAGTATCGACGGCGACCAACTGCTCGAACAGGAGAAGGGAACCTTCCTCGTGTACGACGCCAACGGCGACCTCCTGCGCCACCACTCGCTGATTCCCAGCGGCGTCGAACTGTAG